The region GTCTGTAGCTGAGGTCTCTCCCACACGTGTGTTATTTAGACGCGTTCTCACCTCCTTCACACCCGATTTTCTCTTCAGTCAATATTTGCTTGTATGTTCACTAGACACCGTTCTGAGTGGACATCACTAGGGGTTTCATCCACCCTGAGCTCTCTCATGGCACCAGAGGTGTAGGAGTTTACTGAGAGTGTGCCCACAGACATTGCATTGACGGGGCGTTCTCCAGGACTCACTGTCTTGTACACAGTAAGGTTCCACCTCACACTAAAGGTTTTCCCACATTGATTACCCTCATAGGACTTCTCTCCAGTGTAAGTTCTTATGTGTAGTGTGAGAGGGACATGCCTCCTGAAGGCTTTTCCACACTTACCCCACTTAGAGGGTTTCTTTTCCCTGGTGTGATTTTTCCTGTCTCTTGTGAGGTAAGAAATCCTGGAGTCACATGGTCaggcattccagttcctggaataagaGCTTTCCACAGACAATGGGAAGGCACTGAGAGACCCACCCACCCAATAATTCCTTTCCAGTCTTGTTGGAAGGGCCCAAGGACTCACCATCCAAGATCCTGAAGCAGAATGAGGGGACAGAGTTGGTGGGGATCTAAGCCTTGCTTATGCCATGGATTCTCCAGGAGACAGTGCTCACTGAGTCAGATTGGCTATGATCCTACCAAGCACAGAAGGAGGTAAGACCCGACTCTCCATGAAAGACATTAAGTAGTCCCTGATCTGAAGGGACTCCCTGGCTGAGGGGGAAGGATGAGACAGAAGTGAGAATGGCTCTGGCCCATGTGGGTCAGCTGATTGGGCGTCGTCctccaaaccaaaaggttgcaggttcaattcctggtcagggcacctgcctgggttacaggttcggTCCTCCTTTGAagtgcatatgaaaggcaactgatcaatatttctctccttctcttgctccCACCATTTgcgtctctctaaaatcaagaagcgtgtccttgagtgaggatgaaaaaaaaaatgaaggctgtttgattgaaataaatatgtgaaatgagaaaactttttttaaaaaagtgagcaTGGGGCTGTGTCCCTAAGAACATCCTTGAAGTGTGAGGggcggctgatttctcaaagcaCCGAGAAGGACAGGAGCACAGCTAAGGCAAACCAGAAGAGTTCATTCCACATTTGTATTAAGTATTCACcttttaattacagaaaaatatgcaaaacacaaaatttactgttttaaccattttgaagtgacagttcagtggtattaagcgCCTCCCCCTTGTTCTGTGGCCATCACTGCCCCTCACCCCCGAATGcatttcatcttgcaaaactggaaCACTATCTGCCCATTCAGCTGCCTGCCAGCCCTGGCCACCACCCTTCTGCCTCTATGAATCTGACTATTCTTAAGTATCTcacacaaatggaatcatacagtagttgtctttttgtggtttatttcatttagtgtgatGTTTTggaggttcatctgtgttgtggCATGTGTtgaatttccctttttttaaggctgaatgatatttACCATCCCATTGTATGCATACCCCACACTTTGCTTACCCATTCATCTGCCACATACACTTGGGTTGCTCCATCTTTCAGCCATTGTGAAGAAGCTGCTGTGGACACATATGtttaaatatctctttgagaccctgctttcacttcttttggaTATACacccagatgtggaattgctggatcgtaCGCTAATTCAAttattaactttttgagaaactctTTAACATTCTAACACAGAAAAATTATCAAGTCTTTTtcctgcatttaaaaattttccaaatatataacCTTCCCTCATATTTCCAAAGTAGTGACTGTTGAAACAGATGACAGCCTGTGCGTCaggaaatgaagggaaaagaaacatcCTAAACTGAGCTCAACATTTCCCATTCGGACTACCCTAACAACtatgttattattaataaaagtaaTCACAAAGGCAATAATTAGagctgatatttcttttttttaaacaataaaggtACATATTgtttaggttgtttttttaaagattttatttatttatttttagagagggaagggagggagatagagagagagaaacatcaatgtgaggttgctgggggtcatggcctgcaacccaggcatgtaccctgactgggaattgaacctgtgacacttgggttcgcagcctgagctcaatccactgagctacgccagccaggaaatatttctaaagtatCCACTATGTCCCCAGTATTGAGACCCTTTCTTGTTTCATGCACAAAGCATCTTATTTATTTGAAGGACACAAATGTTCTTTGAATGTCACTTagcttcttttccctctctcctcttagactgtgtccttccttcctcatAAACCATGGATTGAGCAGTGATCCTGTAAAGGGACCTGAATGATCACCTTAGCTAGTTGAACAGTTCTTGCCCACTCCACCCCATATGAGGGCAGAGGAAAAAATGCTCACTCATCTCCTTTGCTTGCTCAAGTCTCCATGCTTCCATCCTCCCTTCATTTCTGTTAAGAATGTGTCCTCTGCCCcccaaaataacttttaaaaagaaaaagaaacaatatgtgTAAAGCACACATCCTGAAATGAGTAGTTCAGTTTTGATGAGAGCAGGAAATGACATATTTTCATCAACTGAGTTTTTGTGCTGGTATTTACACACCTTAGACTTCTCTCCTGAGAGTTTCTGGACTCAGCCATGATGTGGAGTGCTAGTTTTATGAGGCGGCAATTGCTGAAAGTACATCACCTCATGTGCGATTGTTACAGGGGCCAGGCGACGGAGGAATTTGAAAGTCAGAGTGAAGACTTGGGTTTATTGCGTGGCATGCCGCCGAAGTGATCCACAGGGGTGGCTGGACCTCCACTGGCACTTTTGGGAAGATTTCTCCTCAAAGATGCACAGGTTCGAATGCACTCAAGAGTGCTTGGAGGGTGGAGGGTAATCACAAAACCATTCCCACATAGACATAACCTAGAAGGTGACTGCCAAGGAAAAATTAGTCAAAAGCAATGATTACTTGGTTACTTATAAAGTGACCCTGAGTTTTCAGACGTGGTCCACATATGTAGCTACACGGTTCCTAGCagccaaagaaatgaaacaaacatgTGATTACAAGAGAAAGCAAACCAGTTGTTCAGAGAAAGCACTAAGTATTCTTGTTTAAAGGGATGGATACAGGTGTGACATTTCTACAATAGACACAGTAGAGACTCATTCGACCTTTTCTTATAATATCCTTCATTATAAGCAAATAATGCCACATGACAAATGACAAATCACCACCCAGCACAAACAATTCCCTTGAAATAGATGGGTCCCATAAAGTGGTTTGATCTAACtgtaaaatatagaatatttaaagGAATGACTTAATGATGTTATTTCTCACATTGCGGCAATAGAGAATGTGGGACATTTCCAGCAATCCCTGAGACTTACAATTAATGAGCAGACTCAGTTTCTAATTAACTACAGAGTTAAGATTCTCTGAACAAAATGAAGTCATCTAAACAGGTTTCGTGTTATATGAAGAAACGGCTAGAATTtaattctagatttttaaaatagcacgTGAGAATGacagttccttaaaaaaaataaaacagcatatgttttcatttttaattatagcaTTAGAAAAGTACATGATATGTACAAATCACTCCAAAAttatttggtgaaggaaggaATTAGTAGGGAAACCTGAAGGGAAGAATTGTTTAAATATTACTAGAGCCCTGACcactatggctcagttggttgggcattgtctcacaaagcaaaaagccactggttctattcccaatcagggcacacgcttgggttgcaggccagttctcagctgggggcgtgtgaggcaaccaatcaatgtttctctctcatatcaacatttccctccctctctcccttctttcccctctctctaaaaatcaaaaaataaaatctttaaacactGGTAGAATTGAAGGAATAGCTAAAAGATTGTGTCAAACAAGTGATGTCTGTTTCATTGTAattcatgtctctatttttcagcagactcatcaataacatacaatcagaaaaccAAACAGGTGTAGCAGAATTCCTCCTCCTGGGTCTCTCAGAGGACCCAGAACTGCAGCCCCTTCTCTTTGGACTGTTCCTGACTATGTACCTGGTTACTGTGCTTGGGAACCTGCTCATCATCTTGGCCGTCAGCTCAgactcccacctccacacccccatgtacttcttcctctccagcctGTCCTTTGTTGACATCTGTTTCAGCACCACCATAGTCCCCAATATGCTGGTGAACATCCAGACAGAAACCAAAGCCATCACCTACACAAGCTGCCTTACTCAGGTAtattttttcatggtttttatATGTACGGACAATTTACTTCTGACCGTGATGGcatatgaccgctatgtggccatctgccacCCTCTGTACTACACCGTCATCATGAACTCACGCCTCTGTGGCTTGCTGGTTCTCCTTCCCTTGTTCATTAGCATTATGATCGCCTTGCTCCACAGCCTGATGGTGTTGCATCTGTCCTTCTGCACAGACTTGAAAATCCCCCACTTCTTCTGCGAACTTGCTCAGATCCTCAAACTTGCCTGTTCTGATACCCTCGTCAATGACATCCTGGTATATTTAATGACCGGCCTTTTGGGTGGGGGTCCCCTCTTGGGGATAATTTTCTCTTACACTCGAATTGTCTCCTCCATCTTGAGAATCCCATCAGCTGGTGGCAAGTATAAAGCTTTTTCCACCTGTGGGTCTCACCTGCTGGTGGTTTTCTTGTTCTATGGGACTAGTATGGGAGTCTACCTTAGTTCTACAACCTCTTTCTCCTCCAGGAATAGGGCAGTGGCCTCAGTGATGTACACAGTGGTCACtcccatgctgaaccccttcatctacagccTCAGGAACAGAGACATGAAGGGAGCTTTGAGGAAACTTATCTCTAGAACATgtttcttttcatgactttgccATCTGCCTTGGGTGTGAGCTTCTGGAATGAGTCAAAGGGACTGAAATACTGCATATACCAGAATCAGGACTCTTCATAACTCAGCCCTCCTAGCACGGTGGTTAATCATGGGCTTTGTAGTCAAACAGCTTTGTACTAAATCCTGCTGCCCTGTGTTTCACTATTTGTCATTTATCAGCTAACTTAACTCTGAGTTCAGCTCACCATCTACAAAATGGGCAGAATAATATTAATTACACACTTGACAGTGATATTgggaatttattttatgttgggATATATGAGATAATTTAATATACATGTTTATTAAGCACtagtaaattttaataaataattacaggTTTTGAAAAGtacattatatttcaataaagcttgGGGAAAATAATGACTATCAAGTGTATACTCCATGTGTTAGTAAACTTGTAGTGGCTACTCATTTGCCTGCACATTAATATGCTAATTAAATCAATTCTCATCTCACCCTCCCCTTTGAGtcatcttcatctttttcttttttttttaagattttatttatttatttttagagagggaagggagggagatacagagagagagagagagagagagaaagagagagagaaacatcaatgtgcagttgctaggggttctggcctgcaacccaggaatgtaccctggctaggaattgaacttgggacactttggttcccagcctgagctcaatccactgagctatgccagccaggtatctttttctttattttgtcttcctttctgctggaatctatacaaagaaatatatttgaataacaTCAACTGGGatttttatttgagatatttaatTTAATCCATGAGTTATATCgaagtgcatttttattttttattttttaaagctttttattatttatttttagagagaggggaagggagggagaaagagagagagagaactatctACCGGtagcctcttgtatgtgccccaaccagagactacactcacaacccaggcatttgccctgaccacGAATCAAACTTGGACCAGCCATATTTTCCTTTgtgggacaatacccaaccaactgagccacactggtcagggcacagaagTACATTTTTAATGTCCAGATAGATGGGGGatttctttatgcttttcttattgttttctaatgtattgcattgtgtatatcttgtataattttaattctttgaaatttaTCGAGACTTGCCTTTTGTAGCACTTGTGGTCAAACTTAATATATAGTCTGTGCTAAAAGAGAAATGGGTATTTTGATGAGTGTGTAATTCTGTAAATTCAGTGcattttctatatatattcaATAGGCCAAGTTATTGAATTGtgtttaaatcttatttattttgactgattttttttggtCTCCTTGTTGTATCAGTCATGGAGTGATATATATTAAAATCACCCAGAGTGGTActgaatttgtctatttctgcTTATAGTTCCATCAGTGAACCATTAAGTACAAATATTCAGGATTGTTTTGTCTTCTGGTGCCTTGAATCTTTCATGTTTATGAAGTCACCTTTGTTATCTCTGGCTGTGCTTCTGCATTAGAGTGTGCTTTGTCCGGTAGTAATGTGCTGCAGGTGCATGGGCTTCTTCTGGGCCTCCCAGCGACGGGAAACAGGCTGCAGTCCGTATGGTCATGGGGTTGCCTCCAGTTAGTTCTCCTGTTTCCAACAGACATTCCCCTGGGATGCCAGCCCACAGCGAGGAACCCCTGCCTCTCACCCTTCACTCTTGAGCCTGCAGATACCTAAAGCTCATATTAGTTGCTCAGCTGCCTCTTCTAgacaacctcaaggaaaaagccAGCCGAGGGTCTGGCTCACCTTTCTGGAGCCCTGCCCTCTCCTAGTCTCCGTGAAGTGATTTATTTCAACAAGAACACCTGTGTGTGCCTGGAGGGCGATGCACCCCAAACGCAACAGGACataagctcctgtgctcaggACCCTTATGGACCCCACCCTTATATCTTTTGTAATAAAGAAGTAATCTAGTAAACAACCTGTTTTCCTGAGTTTGGTGAGCTGCTCTAGGAAATTCATTAAACCAAGGAGGGGGTCATGGGAGCCTCCAATTTATAGctgtcagaagcacaggtgacaacctggacttgccATTGGCAGTTGAAGTTGCAG is a window of Phyllostomus discolor isolate MPI-MPIP mPhyDis1 chromosome 8, mPhyDis1.pri.v3, whole genome shotgun sequence DNA encoding:
- the LOC114503317 gene encoding olfactory receptor 7G3-like; translation: MHSRLINNIQSENQTGVAEFLLLGLSEDPELQPLLFGLFLTMYLVTVLGNLLIILAVSSDSHLHTPMYFFLSSLSFVDICFSTTIVPNMLVNIQTETKAITYTSCLTQVYFFMVFICTDNLLLTVMAYDRYVAICHPLYYTVIMNSRLCGLLVLLPLFISIMIALLHSLMVLHLSFCTDLKIPHFFCELAQILKLACSDTLVNDILVYLMTGLLGGGPLLGIIFSYTRIVSSILRIPSAGGKYKAFSTCGSHLLVVFLFYGTSMGVYLSSTTSFSSRNRAVASVMYTVVTPMLNPFIYSLRNRDMKGALRKLISRTCFFS